From the genome of Streptococcus marmotae, one region includes:
- a CDS encoding ABC transporter ATP-binding protein — MKQSSFARLWSYLKEYKLALFVAIFLKILSVVMSVLEPFVLGLAITELTKNLLDMAKGVAGAGINVTYIFWILVLYFIRALFYEIGAYYSNYFMTNAVQQTVADLRNDLSRKINRISVSYFDQQQFGDLLGRFTSDVETVSNALQQSVLQMVNAIFTIVLVVAMMLFLNLKLAIIVIISIPLTYLGAQFILKKSQPYFKEQAAILGRLNGFVQENLSGFHVLKLYGREEASTEDFQAITDRLQQVGFKASFISGLMMPILHAVSDLTYLIVAVVGGLQVIAGTLTIGNMQAFVQYVWQVSQPIQNLTQLAGPLQSAKSSLERIFQVLDEADEPMEVTEQLTHDLTGQVSFQHVDFQYVENKPLIRDFNLEVKPGEMVAIVGPTGAGKTTLINLLMRFYDVTNGAITVDGHDIRQLSRQEYRRQFGMVLQDAWLYEGTIKENLRFGNLEATDEDIIAAAKAANVDHFIRTLPGGYNMEMNQESSNISLGQKQLLTIARALLADPKILILDEATSSVDTRLELLIQKAMKNLMKGRTSFVIAHRLSTIQEADKILVLKDGQIIEQGNHESLLADKGFYYDLYTSQFAKKEESA, encoded by the coding sequence ATGAAACAATCTAGCTTTGCTCGTTTATGGAGCTATTTAAAAGAATATAAACTGGCACTTTTTGTAGCCATTTTCCTCAAGATTTTAAGTGTCGTGATGAGTGTCTTGGAACCGTTTGTACTGGGACTTGCCATTACCGAATTGACCAAAAATCTGCTGGACATGGCAAAAGGTGTAGCGGGTGCTGGTATCAATGTGACGTATATTTTTTGGATATTGGTGCTCTATTTCATTCGTGCTCTTTTCTATGAGATTGGGGCCTACTATTCTAATTATTTTATGACCAATGCTGTGCAGCAGACGGTTGCGGATTTGCGAAATGATTTAAGTAGAAAAATCAATCGGATTTCGGTATCTTATTTTGATCAGCAACAATTTGGCGATCTTTTGGGACGTTTTACCAGTGATGTAGAGACAGTCTCAAATGCCCTCCAACAGAGCGTGCTCCAGATGGTCAATGCTATCTTTACCATTGTGCTGGTGGTGGCCATGATGCTCTTTTTAAATCTGAAATTAGCCATCATTGTCATAATCAGCATTCCCTTGACCTACCTAGGTGCCCAGTTTATTCTAAAAAAATCCCAGCCTTATTTTAAAGAGCAGGCCGCTATTTTAGGGCGACTGAACGGATTTGTGCAGGAAAATTTATCCGGTTTTCATGTCCTAAAACTCTATGGTCGTGAGGAAGCCTCAACAGAGGATTTTCAAGCTATTACAGACCGTTTACAGCAGGTCGGTTTTAAGGCTAGTTTCATTTCTGGTTTGATGATGCCGATTCTTCATGCGGTGTCTGATTTGACCTATTTGATTGTGGCAGTCGTTGGTGGTTTACAGGTCATTGCAGGCACTTTAACAATCGGAAATATGCAGGCCTTTGTTCAATATGTCTGGCAGGTGAGCCAGCCTATTCAGAACTTAACACAGCTAGCGGGGCCATTACAAAGTGCCAAATCATCGCTTGAACGGATTTTCCAAGTCCTCGATGAAGCAGATGAGCCGATGGAAGTAACCGAGCAGTTGACGCATGACCTGACTGGACAGGTTAGCTTCCAGCATGTTGATTTCCAATATGTGGAAAACAAACCCTTGATTCGTGATTTTAACCTAGAAGTCAAGCCTGGGGAAATGGTGGCCATTGTTGGTCCGACAGGAGCTGGGAAGACAACCCTGATTAACCTGTTGATGCGTTTTTATGACGTCACAAATGGGGCCATCACGGTGGATGGTCATGATATTCGCCAGTTATCTCGTCAGGAATACCGTAGGCAATTTGGGATGGTCTTGCAAGATGCTTGGCTCTACGAGGGGACGATTAAGGAAAATCTCCGCTTTGGAAACTTGGAGGCAACTGATGAGGACATTATCGCGGCAGCCAAGGCGGCAAATGTGGACCACTTTATTCGCACCTTGCCAGGTGGTTACAATATGGAAATGAACCAAGAATCCAGCAATATCTCGCTAGGACAAAAACAGCTTCTAACGATTGCGCGTGCCCTACTGGCTGATCCGAAAATTTTGATTCTGGATGAGGCGACGAGTTCGGTCGATACGCGGTTGGAACTCTTGATTCAAAAGGCTATGAAGAATTTAATGAAAGGGCGAACCAGTTTTGTCATTGCTCATCGTTTGTCGACCATTCAAGAAGCCGATAAGATCCTCGTCTTAAAAGACGGTCAAATCATTGAACAAGGAAATCATGAAAGTCTTCTAGCTGATAAAGGTTTCTATTATGATCTCTACACGAGTCAGTTTGCTAAAAAAGAAGAAAGTGCATAA